The window TTTGCGCAGAAAATCAATCACCCTTTAACCAAAAGTCAGATTACAGTATTGCAAATAAATCTTGGTCGTAAATGCAATCTTGCCTGTACTCATTGTCACGTGGAGGCTAGTCCTAAGCGCACCGAAGAATTATCCCCCGAAGTGTGTCAACAGATTATTGAGCTAATTAATCGCTTCCCTCAGATCCAAACCGTCGATCTCACAGGTGGTGCGCCAGAGATGAACTATGGTTTTCGTCCTCTAGTTGAAGCAGCAAAAGCCCAAGGAAAAGAGGTAATTGTTCGTTCTAACTTGACCATCTTTTTTGAACCTGGATTTGAAGACTTGCCCGAATACTTTGCTCAAAATCAACTCCGAGTTACGGCTTCTCTTCCCTGCTATCTTGAAGACAATGTAGATCGACAAAGGGGTGCAGGAGTCTATAATCATTCGATTCAGGCTATCCAGCGGTTGAACCAACTCGGCTATGGTACAGATCCTAATTTAGCGATCGATTTAGTCTACAATCCCCCACTGCCGACTAAAAATGATTTTGCTTTAACTCCCAACCAGCAAAAGCTAGAACAAGACTACAAGGCTTATTTAGCAGAACACTTTCAGATTCAATTTAATAATCTGTTCACGATCACCAATATTCCTATCGGCAGAACCAAACAGTTTTTACAACGTCGAGGAATTCACGATGATTATCTTCAATTTTTAGCAGAAAATTATAATCCTGCTACATTAACTAGCGTCATGTGTCGCAATGAACTGTCAATTGACTACTTGGGCAATGTCTACGACTGTGACTTTAACCAGATGGAAAACATTGCAGCAACTACACCCGATCGCGATCGCCTAACCGTGGCAAAATTATTATCATTAGATAATTTAGATGTAATCAAAGAGATTAAAACGGCTAACTATTGCTATGGTTGCACTGCTGGCACAGGCTCTAGCTGCGGTGGCTCTTTACTATGATCGCTCATGTTTGAGAAAATAACTCAAAGCTTTGTCCAATTATCAATCCAGCTTAGAAAACTAATCCTCAAACCACAGTTTATTGCCCTGGCTACTGCTGCTGTGGGGATTATCTTACTCTGTATCTTGACTCCCTTAAAAGCAGTCTTTAACCCTTTCCTATTTAAAGACTTCATCCAGCAATACGAGGGTTATGTTGAAATTCTCTTTATTGCGATCTACACAGGATTAACCGTAATTGGTATTCCTGGCACAGTTTTAACTATTGTTGGCGGCTGTCTCTTTGGCATCTGGTATGGCACAATTATTTCTGTAATCAGTGCTACCTCTGGGGCATTGTTTGCCTTTTGGACGGCTCGCTATTTGTTTCGAGATCTGGCTCAACGCAAGCTAAGTCAAAGTAAAAGGCTCACCAAATTTCAAGCAGCAGTATTAAAACAACCATTTTCGTATGTGCTAACCACTCGTCTGATTCCCATTTCCCCTTACAACTTGGTTAACTACCTGTTTGGTTTAACTTCAATCAACTGGTTAGACTATACTCTGGCTACTTTTATTGGGGTAATTCCAGGTAGCTTTGCCTACACTTGGATTGGAAAGAGTGGTGAAATGGTCATGACAGGAGGCGATCGCCTTTCGTTTTTTCTCGCTTTAACTTTTCTTGCACTATTATCGCTGATTCCTTTACTCTATCACCGTCAGCAAGCATAATTAGTCCGTCTTAATACTGGATAGTTTTTGGTAATGGCGATCGCTACTCGAATTCCCCAAACTCTGACCGATATTTAACTATTCCACTGCACTATCCTAACTGCGATCGCTCTAATTGTCCTAATTTAACTTTGTACGGCTATAGTATTTGAGCTTGAGACTAAAAATAAAACTAAAAATGAGGCTATCTTAAATCTTGCCTAGTTTACCTTTAAGATTAAGCAACAATTAAATTTAGCTGCGCCTGATATTTGAGATGTTCTCTTTGCCTCTTCCCCGTGAAATACTTCAAACCTTATTGCCCCATTTACGACTAGCTGCGGGCTACGCACGGCAGATCCAAGCCAAGATTACTTCTTTACCCGCCAAAGATGTAGAAGGCAATATCTTAGCGGCAGCTTTAACTGATGCGGATCTTTCGATTCAAACAGTGGTGGAGGTAGCCCTACTGGGAAAATATCCCAATCTGGCTTTTTATGGTGAGGAATATGAACAATCACGCAATACTAAATATTTTTCTTCGACGGAGTTAAGTACAAATAACTACCTGATTACTTTAGATCCAATTGATGGGACACAATATTATCTTGATGGTTTTGATAATTATCAGATTATTCTAAGTATCTTAAATACCGATAGCTACGAGGCGGTAATTGCCATTTCTCCCGCTCAAGACTGCTACTATTACACCATCAAAAATCATGGAGTATATCATGGTCATCTTCAACAAGATTTAGCTGATTGCCCCAGATTAAAAATTAATAATTCTGCTCCCGCAATCTTATTAGGTTGGGGAATGGCACATTTAAAACCCGCATTACAAGATAAGTACCAGGTAATAGATATCGAGAACTGTTATTCTTCGACGATTAAATTACCCAACTACAACGGTATTTTTACAGGAGATTTAAGCGGCTGGATTACCAAAAGAGGTAAGTTTATTGATAGTGCAGCCTTGGCATTCATGGCACAAGAGAATGGTTGTATCGTCACAGGATTAGACGGTTTTCCTTTGCCACCCTTGCACACTTGTCAAAATTATAGTTATGATGGCGCGATCGTCGCTAGAACTCCGCAACTACATCAAGATTTGTTAGCAGCCTGTCAGGAATTTAAGCAAACTGACTAATAATATTCGATCAGTAACTTACTGTTGCCCAGAATCTAAACAAATTATGATCGATAACTATCAAGCTAAAATTGACCGCGATCGCTTATTTAGTTTTCTAGCCTACTTTATATCTGTCGCGATTTTGGTTATTTGGTTATCTTTTGCTGTTCATCATCCAGTAGTTGCTCAAAATGAATTGCAAGACGAGTTAGAAGTAGTTGCCGAATTTCCCGCAGCACATCCTCCAGGGAATATTGCCATCACGCCAGAAGGCAGAATCATGATGAGTCAGCATCAATTTTATGGTGCGCCCTTACGAGTAGTGGAATTATTGGCAGATAACAGCCTAGTACCTTTTCCTAATCAAGCCTGGAGTAGCAAACCTGAGCAAAAGGGAATCGGTTTAAATACGGTGTTGGGATTAAGAGCCGATGCCAATGGTGTAGTCTGGATGCTCGATAATAGTGAGGGAGTGGGACAACCAGGTAAAATTGTGGGTTGGGATACAGAAAATGACGAACTTTACCAAGTAATCTATCTGCCACAGCCAATTATTGCTGAAAACTCTTTTTTAAATGATTTAGCTGTCGATCTAGATAATAATGCAATTTATCTTACCGATACTGCTAGCGGAGATAATTCAGCTTTAATCGTTGTCGATCTCAATACTGGATTTTCCCGCAGGGTATTAGAAGGAGATGTTTCCACTCGCCCTGAAGATATACCCCTAATAGTCGATGAACGGGTAATTAATATGGCAGCAAAACCCGCTAAAGTTGGCGCGAACCCAATTACCGTCGATCCCAATAATGAATGGGTTTACTATGCACCCATGAGTGGTAAATCTTTATATCGCATTGCCACAATAGATTTATTAGATCCTGCCCTTTCTCCTGAAGATTTATCTAGTAGAGTGGAACGCTATGGCGACAAGCCAATTTGTGACGGTATCACCGTTGATGGCGCAGGCAATGTTTATATTACCTCCATTACCGATCATGCGCTCGGCGTGGTGGATGCCACAGGCGCATATCAAATTCTGTATCAAGACAAAAAGCTACTCAGTTGGACTAATGGCATGGCGTTTAGCCCAGATGATTATATCTACGTTACCGTTAGCCAATTACAGAACTCGCCACCGCTAAATAATGGCGAAAATGACTTCAAAGCACCTTTTTACCTAGTTAGATTTCCTGCCTTGGCTTCAGGAAAAGTCGGCAGATAAGATTTTTGATTGTACATTTCGCTCAAAAGCTAAAAACTAATAAATGTGAACGAAGTTAATCCATATCAGACATTCAAAGGATCGCAGCGAATCTCAACGATAAAGCCATCAGGATCGTAAATATAAAATCCTCGCCCCGTCAAGCGGGTTACTACATCGATCGCCACAGGAATTTGCAGCTGTTTCAAAATGGCGATCGCTTCATCAAATAGTTGTGGTTCAATATCAAAAGACAAATGATTAGCACGGGTAAATTGCTTTTCTGGATCGCGATCGGGAGGCGACAGATCGGGTTCGGCAAACAAATCCAGAATAATACCGTCAGGAGTTTTAAAGTTACATACTTTTCCTGCTGCCACTAGCTTGACTAAAGTTGGAGGCACTTCATCCCCTGTTAGCTGATGTAAGCCCAAGATATTGCCGTAAAAGTGCTTAGATGCCTCCATGTCCTGAACGTTTAAAGCAATGTGGTGTACCTTGCGTAAAGAACCAACTGCTAGACCTAGAGATGATTGTTGAGAAATCATAATAATCGATCTTTAAGAATTAAGTAGCTTCACTTTAATTATCGAGCAAAAATCAAGAATTAGTTGGTTTTTAGCTTAATCACTATTGTGAGAAATTTTTTAAATTGCGATTGGGCTGCGCGATCGCTGGTTGGAGAAATTGCGTAAATCTGGCTTTGAGAGTCATCTAGACAATATTTAAACCAAAAATTACTTTTACTTAATCTAGAAATATCAAGATTTTATTAAGAAACATAATAATTCTCAATATCCAATATTCCCATAGTGGTTTGTCAACTTTGAATTGATCGATTGAGGTCTCGTTACTTTCAATATCCCTCAAAGCAATTTTGGCAGATTAAGAGTTAGCAGATTAAGAAATTGTGCTGGCAATTGGTATATTTGACGATTTTACGCCTCTTTAACATTTACATATCCCAAATAGTCTTTATTGCTAATTATTAGCTAAAAAATCAACAGATCATGAGCGAAAACAATAGCGTAATTTTTATTCATCCAGACGGTGCAAGTCCTTCACACTATGCAGCAGGACGTTTAGCATCTGAAGGAACAGATGGCAGACTAAACTGGGATGAGATGACTGATGCAGGGGTTTATCTCGGACATTTAGACGACCAAATTGTAGCTACTTCTAATGCTGGTGCAGTAGCTCATGCCTACGGTATTAAACCTGTAGCTGATAGCTATGGTCTAGATGAAGAGGGCAATCCTTATACTTCCCTTTCTGGTCAATCAGGTACGACCATTATGGAAGAGGCGATCGCCGAAGGCAAATCGACAGCCGTGATTAATTCTGGTTTTATTGCCGAACCTGGTACTGGTGTATTTTTAGCTGATGCAGAAAATCGTGATGACGTTGCCGAAATTACGGCGGAAATAGTCGAGTCTGGTACTAACGCGATCTTGGGTGGAGGTGAAATTCATTATTTGCCCAAAGGTACAGTTGGACGTTTTGGTGAAGAAGGTATCCGTGAAGATGGACGCAACCTAATTCAAGAAGCGGAAGATCTAGGGTATACGGTAGTTTATACTCTAGAAGAATTACAAGCTCTTCCTGCCGATACGGAAAAAGTATTAGGGGTTTTTGCAGCCGAAGATACTTACAATGATCTTCCCGAAGAGGCTTTAAAACAAGAAGGCTTGGTCGATGCAGAGGGTAATTTAATTTCCTATGGTCAACCTGGTAATGAAAATCCGCCAACTGTTGCTCAAATGTTAGAAGCAACTCTGGGTTTAGATACTTTCAGCCAGAATGAAAAGGGTATGTTTGTCGTCTTAGAAGAGGAAGGCACAGACAACTTTGGGAATAATAATAATGCTGAGGGGACAACTGAAGCAGTATTAAGAGCAGATGAAGCGATCGGTGTTGCTCAGGACTATATTGATAATGTTAATCCCAATACTTTACTGGTGACTGCTGCTGATAGCGATGGTGGGGGTTTGGAAATCGACGATGTTGAAGGAGAGACAGTAGGTACTACCGAAGTGCAACCTCCTTTTGACACAGAAGTTCCCCTAGATGGTACGACAGGTAACGATACCGCACCTTTTACGACTGGCGCACCAGATGCTGACGGTGACACTTTTGATTACGGTGTTCTTTGGTCT is drawn from Pleurocapsa minor HA4230-MV1 and contains these coding sequences:
- the arsS gene encoding arsenosugar biosynthesis radical SAM protein ArsS (Some members of this family are selenoproteins.) is translated as MLITNTETSITPFAQKINHPLTKSQITVLQINLGRKCNLACTHCHVEASPKRTEELSPEVCQQIIELINRFPQIQTVDLTGGAPEMNYGFRPLVEAAKAQGKEVIVRSNLTIFFEPGFEDLPEYFAQNQLRVTASLPCYLEDNVDRQRGAGVYNHSIQAIQRLNQLGYGTDPNLAIDLVYNPPLPTKNDFALTPNQQKLEQDYKAYLAEHFQIQFNNLFTITNIPIGRTKQFLQRRGIHDDYLQFLAENYNPATLTSVMCRNELSIDYLGNVYDCDFNQMENIAATTPDRDRLTVAKLLSLDNLDVIKEIKTANYCYGCTAGTGSSCGGSLL
- a CDS encoding TVP38/TMEM64 family protein, whose protein sequence is MFEKITQSFVQLSIQLRKLILKPQFIALATAAVGIILLCILTPLKAVFNPFLFKDFIQQYEGYVEILFIAIYTGLTVIGIPGTVLTIVGGCLFGIWYGTIISVISATSGALFAFWTARYLFRDLAQRKLSQSKRLTKFQAAVLKQPFSYVLTTRLIPISPYNLVNYLFGLTSINWLDYTLATFIGVIPGSFAYTWIGKSGEMVMTGGDRLSFFLALTFLALLSLIPLLYHRQQA
- a CDS encoding inositol monophosphatase family protein, encoding MFSLPLPREILQTLLPHLRLAAGYARQIQAKITSLPAKDVEGNILAAALTDADLSIQTVVEVALLGKYPNLAFYGEEYEQSRNTKYFSSTELSTNNYLITLDPIDGTQYYLDGFDNYQIILSILNTDSYEAVIAISPAQDCYYYTIKNHGVYHGHLQQDLADCPRLKINNSAPAILLGWGMAHLKPALQDKYQVIDIENCYSSTIKLPNYNGIFTGDLSGWITKRGKFIDSAALAFMAQENGCIVTGLDGFPLPPLHTCQNYSYDGAIVARTPQLHQDLLAACQEFKQTD
- a CDS encoding VOC family protein, translating into MISQQSSLGLAVGSLRKVHHIALNVQDMEASKHFYGNILGLHQLTGDEVPPTLVKLVAAGKVCNFKTPDGIILDLFAEPDLSPPDRDPEKQFTRANHLSFDIEPQLFDEAIAILKQLQIPVAIDVVTRLTGRGFYIYDPDGFIVEIRCDPLNV